One part of the Streptomyces nigra genome encodes these proteins:
- a CDS encoding FadR/GntR family transcriptional regulator — MTEQRIRREAVSDQLFTLLRDRVLSGALAPGTALTAERDLAAEFGVNRHAVREAVKRLQQAGLVEVSHGGRTRVLDWRRTAGLDLALQLAHTDGLSASYDLSRDILEMRASIGADAARLCAARCTERTASEVVGAAAAYAHRGPDLADLAAADVAWWRLIVEGSENIAYLLAFNTLVADRFTAGEVPVELRATELLDMAGHMKLAALIASRDEKGAEAAARALLARSVPAAHPTREPEGGPA; from the coding sequence ATGACAGAGCAGCGCATCCGCCGAGAGGCGGTCTCCGACCAGTTGTTCACGCTGCTCCGGGACCGGGTCCTCAGCGGCGCCCTGGCCCCCGGCACCGCGCTCACCGCCGAGCGCGACCTGGCCGCGGAGTTCGGAGTGAACCGGCACGCGGTACGGGAGGCGGTGAAGCGGCTCCAGCAGGCAGGGCTCGTCGAGGTCAGCCACGGCGGACGCACCCGGGTCCTCGACTGGCGGCGCACGGCCGGCCTGGACCTCGCCCTGCAACTCGCCCACACCGACGGCCTGTCAGCGTCCTACGACCTCAGCCGCGACATCCTCGAGATGCGGGCGTCCATCGGCGCGGACGCGGCCCGGCTGTGCGCCGCGCGCTGCACCGAGCGGACGGCGTCCGAGGTCGTGGGCGCGGCGGCGGCCTACGCCCATCGCGGCCCGGATCTCGCCGATCTGGCGGCGGCGGACGTGGCGTGGTGGCGCCTGATCGTGGAGGGCTCCGAGAACATCGCCTATCTGCTGGCCTTCAACACGCTGGTCGCCGACCGCTTCACCGCCGGCGAGGTGCCGGTCGAACTGCGCGCGACCGAACTGCTGGACATGGCCGGGCACATGAAGCTGGCCGCGCTGATCGCCTCGCGCGACGAAAAGGGCGCCGAGGCGGCGGCCCGCGCCCTGCTGGCCCGCAGTGTCCCCGCCGCCCACCCCACCCGGGAGCCCGAAGGAGGTCCGGCGTGA
- a CDS encoding sterol desaturase family protein yields MIPAVVYAIPAFVLLVAVEALSYRFLPDDDERGYEVRDTATSMSMGAGSQVIALPWKAVVIVAYAALYSVAPWQLSPGSVWTWVLLFFAEDLAYYSFHRAHHRVRLLWASHVVHHSSVRFNLSTALRQSWTPMSGLPFWMPLALLGIPPWMILLQQSISLIYQFFLHTERVDHLWRPIEFVFNTPSHHRVHHGSNNVYLDRNYGGILIIWDRLFGTFQPEGERVVYGLTKNIDTYNPLRVAFHEYAATWHDIRTATRWRDRAGYAFGPPGWAPQPRH; encoded by the coding sequence GTGATACCCGCCGTCGTCTACGCCATCCCCGCGTTCGTCCTGCTGGTCGCCGTGGAGGCGCTGTCGTACCGCTTCCTGCCGGACGACGACGAACGCGGCTACGAGGTCCGCGACACCGCGACGAGCATGTCGATGGGCGCGGGCAGCCAGGTCATCGCCCTGCCGTGGAAGGCGGTGGTGATCGTCGCCTACGCCGCCCTCTACAGCGTGGCGCCCTGGCAGTTGTCGCCCGGGTCGGTGTGGACCTGGGTGCTGCTCTTCTTCGCCGAGGACCTGGCCTATTACTCCTTCCACCGCGCACACCACCGGGTGCGGCTGCTGTGGGCGAGCCATGTGGTCCACCACTCCAGCGTGCGGTTCAACCTGTCGACGGCGTTGCGGCAGAGCTGGACGCCGATGAGCGGGCTGCCGTTCTGGATGCCGCTCGCGCTGCTCGGCATCCCGCCGTGGATGATCCTGCTGCAGCAGTCGATCAGCCTGATCTACCAGTTCTTCCTGCACACCGAGCGCGTGGACCACCTGTGGCGCCCGATCGAGTTCGTCTTCAACACGCCGTCCCACCACCGCGTCCACCACGGCTCCAACAACGTCTATCTGGACCGCAACTACGGCGGCATCCTGATCATCTGGGACCGTCTGTTCGGGACGTTCCAGCCGGAGGGCGAGCGCGTCGTGTACGGCCTGACGAAGAACATCGACACGTACAACCCGCTGCGCGTCGCCTTCCACGAGTACGCGGCCACCTGGCACGACATCCGGACGGCCACCCGCTGGCGCGACCGAGCGGGCTACGCGTTCGGCCCACCGGGGTGGGCCCCGCAGCCCAGGCACTGA
- a CDS encoding LacI family DNA-binding transcriptional regulator, producing the protein MYDVAERSGVSIATVSRVYRNPDSVRAATRERVLAAARELGYVPSGNARGLASRSTGVLGLCFPDYADPDTADIDDDDAAMLYSDQIIRGMERAARRHGYALLIAASLEGGPESLVAKVAGRVDGFAVLARTVPTEELEVISRRQPVVMLAGPRADPSLDHLDHVEVANEDGQYELTRHLLHDHRLRRLAYVGVDDTSPDVEARFRGFRRACAEAGVDTGTEPALRMPMMTQAEGARAADLLCDSDTDTDGERPEAFVFANDQMAVGALQALERRGVRVPDDVVVTGFDGIPLSRLVRPSLTTVRQPMVRLGEQAAELLIGRLRGQSGDEPVSLVLPVSVARRESCGCAGTGTGTFGAV; encoded by the coding sequence GTGTACGACGTCGCCGAGCGCTCCGGCGTGTCCATCGCGACCGTGTCCCGGGTCTACCGCAACCCCGACTCCGTACGGGCCGCCACACGCGAACGCGTCCTGGCCGCCGCCCGCGAGCTCGGCTATGTGCCCAGCGGCAACGCCCGCGGCCTCGCCAGTCGGTCGACCGGCGTGCTCGGCCTGTGCTTCCCCGACTACGCGGACCCGGACACCGCGGACATCGACGACGACGACGCGGCGATGCTCTACTCCGACCAGATCATCCGCGGCATGGAACGCGCCGCCCGGCGCCACGGCTACGCCCTGCTGATCGCCGCCTCCCTCGAAGGCGGCCCCGAGAGCCTGGTCGCCAAGGTCGCCGGCCGCGTCGACGGATTCGCGGTGCTGGCGCGGACCGTGCCGACCGAGGAGCTGGAGGTCATCTCCCGGCGTCAGCCCGTCGTCATGCTCGCCGGACCGCGTGCCGACCCGTCCCTGGACCACCTCGACCATGTGGAGGTGGCCAACGAGGACGGCCAGTACGAACTGACCCGGCACCTCCTGCACGACCACCGGCTGCGCCGCCTCGCGTACGTCGGCGTCGACGACACGTCGCCGGATGTCGAGGCCCGCTTCCGGGGCTTCCGCCGGGCCTGCGCCGAGGCCGGAGTCGACACCGGGACGGAGCCCGCGCTGCGGATGCCGATGATGACGCAGGCGGAGGGTGCCCGTGCGGCCGACCTGCTGTGCGACAGCGACACCGACACCGACGGCGAGCGGCCCGAGGCGTTCGTCTTCGCCAACGACCAGATGGCCGTGGGCGCCCTCCAGGCCCTCGAACGGCGCGGCGTACGGGTCCCGGACGACGTTGTCGTCACCGGCTTCGACGGCATCCCCCTCAGCCGTCTGGTCCGGCCCTCCCTCACGACGGTCCGCCAGCCGATGGTGCGCCTCGGCGAGCAGGCCGCCGAGCTGCTGATCGGCCGCCTGCGCGGCCAGAGCGGCGACGAGCCGGTGTCCCTGGTCCTGCCGGTCAGCGTCGCCCGTCGCGAAAGCTGCGGCTGCGCCGGCACGGGGACGGGGACGTTCGGCGCTGTCTGA